From Chroogloeocystis siderophila 5.2 s.c.1, the proteins below share one genomic window:
- the psbP gene encoding photosystem II reaction center PsbP, whose product MLKRILVILLITFSVSLTSCSSAVSGLKSYVDSTDGYEFLYPNGWVPVNVSNGPDVVLHDLIETTENVSVVISDVPQGKTLADLGSPSEVGYKLGKSAIAPPESGREAELVNAEELATDAKTYYLLEYTVKLPNQQQRHNIASVAVSRGKLFTFNASTPERRWTKVKPTLDAVVKSFTVY is encoded by the coding sequence ATGTTGAAACGAATTTTGGTAATTTTATTAATCACTTTCAGCGTCAGTCTGACAAGCTGTTCATCAGCCGTTTCTGGCTTAAAAAGTTATGTCGATAGCACCGATGGATATGAGTTTTTGTATCCTAATGGGTGGGTTCCAGTCAATGTCTCGAATGGTCCTGATGTGGTACTTCACGATTTAATAGAAACAACCGAAAACGTGTCTGTCGTTATTAGTGATGTTCCTCAAGGCAAAACTTTAGCTGATTTGGGAAGTCCCAGCGAGGTAGGCTATAAACTAGGAAAAAGCGCGATCGCACCTCCCGAATCTGGGCGAGAAGCTGAGTTAGTTAACGCTGAAGAATTAGCAACAGACGCAAAAACGTACTACCTTCTAGAATACACAGTCAAGCTTCCCAATCAACAACAACGCCACAACATCGCCAGTGTCGCCGTCAGTCGTGGTAAATTATTCACGTTCAACGCCTCTACCCCCGAACGACGTTGGACAAAAGTCAAGCCTACACTAGATGCAGTCGTCAAATCTTTTACAGTTTATTAG
- a CDS encoding Maf family protein, translating into MAMQFILASASPARRRLLQSVGIDPIVFPSNFDESQIQERDPRLLVKTLARSKAETVAPQFDSGLIMGCDSVLFINGEIHGKPTNTEEAIARWQKMRSNVGELYTGHSLIDLRQHHTLVRCQVTRVYFASASDRQIEAYVATGEPLKCAGGFALEGKGGLFVEKLEGCHTNVIGLSLPLLRQMLSDLGYDIVDFWH; encoded by the coding sequence ATGGCTATGCAATTTATTCTTGCGTCTGCTTCCCCCGCGCGACGTCGTTTGCTACAAAGCGTCGGAATTGATCCTATAGTTTTCCCTAGTAACTTCGACGAATCTCAAATTCAAGAACGCGATCCTCGGTTATTAGTTAAAACTTTAGCCCGTAGTAAAGCAGAAACTGTTGCACCTCAATTTGATTCTGGATTGATTATGGGGTGCGATTCGGTTTTATTCATCAACGGTGAAATTCATGGTAAGCCGACTAATACAGAAGAAGCGATCGCCCGTTGGCAGAAAATGCGGAGTAATGTTGGCGAACTCTACACAGGTCATTCTTTAATTGACTTGCGTCAACACCATACACTAGTACGCTGCCAAGTGACACGAGTTTACTTTGCTTCTGCAAGCGATCGCCAAATTGAAGCTTACGTCGCGACAGGAGAACCGCTTAAATGCGCAGGTGGCTTTGCGTTAGAAGGTAAAGGCGGTTTATTTGTAGAAAAGCTAGAAGGCTGTCACACTAACGTCATCGGTTTGAGTTTACCGCTACTACGTCAGATGCTGAGTGATTTGGGCTATGACATTGTAGATTTTTGGCACTAA
- a CDS encoding SDR family NAD(P)-dependent oxidoreductase, translating to MATYLVTGANRGIGYEYCRQLQRRGDTVIVVCRSATDELKALGVRLEEGIDITSDASVTNLHKRLGETEIDVLINNAGIIKRVTLENLDFDSI from the coding sequence ATGGCAACGTATTTAGTAACAGGGGCAAATCGCGGAATTGGTTATGAGTACTGTCGCCAACTTCAGCGGCGTGGAGATACTGTAATTGTAGTGTGTCGGTCTGCAACAGATGAGTTGAAGGCGTTAGGAGTTCGCTTAGAAGAGGGTATTGACATTACCTCTGACGCTTCTGTTACTAATCTGCACAAGCGACTAGGAGAGACTGAGATTGATGTATTGATCAACAATGCTGGCATTATTAAGCGCGTTACACTGGAAAATCTCGATTTTGACAGCATTTGA
- a CDS encoding thermonuclease family protein — translation MSAPFYRVIKGKFVIKGKEPDGDSVRFIADNPDLYEELHRSYRIELSRDRSVQLRFEGIDAPEVHYGRDAQILGDKTRDCLLEGMGFKNIVFLGNRVESANPDSVPGAILSKAADANGRPVSYIFLEEDTKQLDDADWIRVEEKQLEKTINHQMLQDGNAYYTVYTSTPLTHRESLRKAATKAKADQLGVWAEDVTNQFELEDKTSITTPNGQLILPKLFRRSIDYLKAVDKGFEGNLKDWLISISSGSRNENDSVVVGNSMELKLSDLIKQRNNKIVFQADLLDITFVEK, via the coding sequence ATGTCAGCACCATTTTATCGTGTCATTAAAGGTAAGTTTGTCATCAAAGGTAAAGAACCTGATGGCGATTCAGTCAGATTTATCGCTGATAATCCAGATTTGTATGAAGAACTGCATCGCAGTTATCGGATTGAATTGTCACGCGATCGCAGCGTACAACTACGATTTGAAGGGATTGATGCCCCTGAAGTTCACTACGGTAGAGATGCTCAAATCTTGGGCGATAAAACCCGCGATTGCCTTCTAGAGGGGATGGGTTTCAAAAATATCGTTTTTCTAGGAAACCGCGTTGAGTCTGCTAACCCAGATAGCGTGCCTGGAGCGATTCTATCAAAAGCTGCAGATGCTAACGGTCGTCCAGTCTCCTATATTTTCTTAGAAGAAGATACAAAACAACTAGACGATGCAGATTGGATTCGAGTTGAGGAAAAACAACTTGAAAAAACAATCAATCATCAAATGCTTCAAGATGGTAATGCCTATTATACAGTTTACACATCTACACCTTTGACTCATCGAGAATCATTACGTAAAGCTGCTACAAAAGCGAAAGCCGATCAATTAGGTGTTTGGGCGGAAGATGTCACAAATCAATTTGAATTAGAAGATAAAACTTCGATTACTACACCTAATGGACAACTCATCTTACCTAAATTATTCCGTCGCAGTATTGATTACCTAAAAGCTGTCGATAAAGGCTTCGAGGGTAATTTAAAAGATTGGCTGATTTCTATTTCTTCTGGTTCGCGCAATGAAAATGATTCTGTTGTTGTAGGTAATAGTATGGAACTCAAGCTAAGTGACTTAATTAAACAACGCAATAATAAAATTGTTTTCCAAGCCGACTTACTTGATATAACATTTGTCGAGAAATAA
- the larB gene encoding nickel pincer cofactor biosynthesis protein LarB, with product MTQPEALRSLLESVAAGEVNPVEAFDKLKYLNYEPVGDFARIDHHRRLRTGFPEVIWGPGKTPDQIAQIMIAMRDRGSVVMATRIEPEVYAKLQEKVPDLYYYAMARICAITPPNFPSGGDPGGVGGVISILSAGTADLPVAEEAAVTAELSGFRVHRLWDVGVAGIHRLLNNRHVVESADVLIVVAGMEGALPSVVAGLADCPVIAVPTSIGYGASFGGLAPLLTMLNSCAAGVGVVNIDNGFGAAVLAGQILRAAHKLHLSQSSD from the coding sequence GTGACACAACCCGAAGCTTTGCGATCGCTCTTAGAATCTGTTGCTGCTGGTGAAGTAAATCCAGTAGAAGCTTTTGATAAGCTAAAATATTTAAACTACGAACCTGTTGGCGATTTTGCCCGAATTGACCATCATCGCCGTTTACGCACAGGTTTTCCTGAAGTTATCTGGGGACCAGGAAAAACACCCGATCAGATCGCCCAAATTATGATCGCCATGCGCGATCGCGGTTCGGTTGTCATGGCGACGCGGATTGAACCCGAAGTTTACGCCAAGTTACAAGAAAAAGTGCCAGATTTGTATTACTACGCAATGGCGCGAATCTGTGCAATCACACCTCCCAATTTCCCTAGTGGGGGAGACCCAGGGGGGGTAGGTGGTGTCATTAGTATTCTTTCCGCTGGTACTGCTGATTTACCCGTAGCAGAAGAAGCTGCTGTGACTGCAGAACTCTCCGGTTTTCGCGTTCATAGGTTGTGGGATGTCGGTGTTGCTGGAATTCATCGCTTGCTGAATAATCGCCACGTTGTTGAATCAGCAGATGTCTTAATCGTCGTCGCTGGAATGGAAGGTGCGTTACCCAGTGTTGTTGCAGGTTTAGCCGATTGTCCTGTGATTGCGGTTCCCACTAGTATCGGTTATGGTGCGAGTTTTGGTGGATTAGCGCCCCTCTTGACAATGCTCAATTCTTGTGCCGCGGGAGTTGGTGTTGTAAATATCGATAATGGCTTTGGTGCGGCGGTTTTGGCTGGACAAATTTTAAGAGCAGCGCACAAGTTACATCTAAGTCAAAGCAGCGATTAG